A section of the Thermoflexus hugenholtzii JAD2 genome encodes:
- a CDS encoding Rieske (2Fe-2S) protein — protein MFRPRETMVIRAGRHMIALFAEGDRIYAIDNRCPHMGFPLHRGTLREGLLTCHWHHARFDLQTGGTFDLWADDLIVFPVEIRGEEVWVNLHPREDRHAQTRARLEDGLKHHLPLVLAKSILRLLDLGEDPVEIFRIGLEFGVHYRQAGWGPGLTILTAMMNMLPYLDPRDRPRALYHGLDAVAEDCEGASPRFPIRPLPGPASDPERLRRWFRQFVEVRDAEGAERCLASAVEAGLPPLAIADMIFASATDHRYIAIGHALDFANKAFEALEIAGWQHAGPTLTSLVPILVSGERMEENAAWRHPVGLVALLEQAFEILPTIPAADPASKGKWTGPERLIPVLLGDQPVDIVEALLEALQEGAPWEEVAGTVAAAAALRIVRFSMNNEFSDWDTALHTFSFASAVHQAMRRFPSRALLRGVFDAAMSVYLDRFLNIPPAPLPEEGSAMGDPDHVEETLQALLNRQAAVQEVASAVAGYLRAGGEASRLLAALGHGLLREDRNFHTIQMMEAAFRQFSIWRGTSPGDWALIAAARYLAAHVPTRRAQEQTYRIAERLHRGERLYEELAGMGQGER, from the coding sequence ATGTTCAGGCCGCGGGAAACCATGGTGATCCGAGCCGGCCGTCACATGATCGCTCTGTTCGCTGAGGGAGATCGCATCTACGCGATCGATAACCGGTGCCCGCATATGGGCTTTCCCCTCCATCGGGGAACCCTCCGCGAGGGCCTGCTCACCTGCCACTGGCATCACGCCCGCTTCGACCTGCAGACAGGAGGCACCTTCGACCTGTGGGCGGATGACCTGATCGTCTTCCCGGTGGAGATCCGCGGAGAGGAGGTGTGGGTCAACCTGCACCCGCGGGAGGATCGGCACGCCCAGACTCGAGCCCGTCTGGAGGATGGTTTGAAGCATCATCTACCCCTGGTCCTCGCCAAATCGATCCTGCGCCTCCTGGACCTGGGGGAAGATCCGGTGGAGATCTTCCGGATCGGGCTGGAGTTCGGCGTGCATTATCGCCAGGCCGGCTGGGGGCCTGGGTTGACGATCCTGACGGCGATGATGAACATGCTCCCCTATCTGGATCCCCGGGATCGCCCCCGCGCCCTTTACCATGGCCTGGACGCGGTGGCCGAAGATTGCGAAGGGGCCTCCCCCCGATTCCCGATCCGCCCGCTCCCGGGCCCGGCCTCAGATCCAGAGCGTCTCCGCCGCTGGTTTCGGCAATTCGTGGAGGTGCGAGATGCGGAAGGGGCGGAACGCTGCCTGGCATCGGCGGTCGAGGCAGGCCTCCCCCCGCTCGCCATCGCGGACATGATTTTCGCTTCCGCCACCGACCATCGCTACATAGCGATAGGCCATGCTCTGGATTTTGCGAACAAGGCATTCGAAGCGCTGGAGATCGCAGGCTGGCAACACGCCGGCCCAACGTTGACCAGCCTCGTCCCGATCCTGGTGAGCGGGGAGCGCATGGAGGAGAACGCGGCCTGGCGTCATCCGGTGGGCCTGGTAGCTCTCCTGGAGCAGGCCTTTGAGATATTGCCTACCATCCCGGCAGCGGATCCAGCCTCAAAGGGGAAATGGACTGGCCCGGAGAGGCTGATCCCCGTGCTGCTGGGGGATCAGCCGGTGGACATCGTCGAGGCCCTTCTGGAGGCCCTGCAGGAAGGGGCACCATGGGAGGAAGTGGCCGGCACGGTGGCCGCTGCGGCGGCCCTGCGGATTGTCCGGTTCTCCATGAACAACGAGTTCAGCGACTGGGACACTGCGCTGCACACTTTCAGTTTCGCCAGCGCCGTTCATCAGGCGATGCGCCGGTTCCCCTCCCGCGCCCTCCTGCGGGGAGTTTTCGACGCGGCGATGAGTGTCTACCTAGATCGCTTTCTGAACATCCCGCCGGCCCCTCTCCCCGAGGAGGGCTCCGCCATGGGAGATCCCGACCATGTGGAGGAAACGCTCCAGGCTCTCCTTAACCGGCAGGCCGCAGTGCAGGAGGTCGCCTCCGCGGTGGCCGGTTATCTGCGGGCAGGGGGCGAGGCGAGCCGCTTGCTGGCAGCCCTGGGGCATGGGTTACTGCGCGAGGATCGAAACTTCCACACCATTCAGATGATGGAAGCCGCCTTCCGTCAGTTCTCGATCTGGCGCGGAACCTCTCCGGGGGACTGGGCGCTGATCGCCGCCGCCCGCTATCTGGCCGCCCACGTCCCAACCCGACGGGCCCAGGAGCAGACTTACCGCATTGCCGAGCGTCTTCATCGGGGCGAGCGTCTGTATGAGGAGCTTGCAGGGATGGGGCAAGGAGAACGCTAA
- a CDS encoding XdhC family protein: MGWRLSGGLRLDELIRDLEARGEAFVIATVVRRQPPVSAHVGDRAVITADGRIYGWVGGGCAHDLILREARAVLASRRPRLLRIAPEANGEDIEEEARTVATMACPSRGELEVFLEPWVREPQLLIFGESPLAQALAVFGQVLGYEVTRLVQRMPSPEETSGIRLTPLEAMPAFSPNDELYVVVASMGHYDEEALAAALRTPARYIGLVASRRRAQALLNFLQQSGWSEADLGRIRAPAGLDLGAVTQEEIALAVMAEIMQERRRAMAERMVSLESTSPRARDPVCGMEVEVATARYHVEWGGQRFYFCCAHCRQAFLADPARYTPAVAQPERGQ, encoded by the coding sequence ATGGGCTGGCGTCTGAGCGGGGGGCTTCGGCTGGATGAGCTGATCCGGGATCTGGAGGCGCGCGGGGAGGCGTTCGTGATCGCCACCGTGGTCCGCCGGCAGCCTCCAGTATCGGCGCACGTAGGGGATCGAGCGGTGATCACCGCCGATGGACGGATCTACGGTTGGGTGGGCGGGGGCTGCGCTCATGATCTCATCCTCCGGGAGGCCCGGGCCGTGCTGGCGAGCCGCCGACCGCGCCTCCTGCGCATCGCACCGGAGGCGAACGGGGAGGACATCGAAGAAGAAGCCCGCACCGTGGCGACCATGGCCTGCCCCAGCCGGGGGGAGCTGGAGGTCTTCCTGGAGCCGTGGGTCCGGGAGCCGCAGCTGTTGATCTTCGGGGAATCCCCCCTGGCCCAGGCCCTGGCCGTGTTCGGCCAGGTTTTGGGATACGAAGTCACTCGGTTGGTCCAGCGAATGCCCTCCCCGGAGGAGACATCGGGGATCCGGCTCACGCCCCTGGAAGCTATGCCTGCTTTCTCCCCGAACGACGAGCTCTATGTGGTGGTGGCCTCGATGGGCCACTACGACGAGGAAGCCTTGGCGGCCGCCCTGCGCACCCCTGCCCGCTACATTGGCCTGGTGGCCAGCCGCCGTCGAGCCCAGGCGCTCCTGAACTTCCTGCAACAGTCCGGGTGGTCCGAAGCGGACCTGGGGCGAATTCGGGCCCCTGCGGGCCTGGACCTCGGGGCAGTGACCCAGGAGGAGATCGCCCTTGCGGTGATGGCGGAGATCATGCAGGAGCGACGGCGGGCGATGGCTGAACGGATGGTTTCGTTGGAATCGACTTCTCCGCGGGCCCGGGATCCGGTCTGCGGGATGGAAGTGGAGGTGGCGACAGCCCGCTATCACGTGGAATGGGGGGGGCAACGGTTCTATTTCTGTTGCGCCCATTGCCGGCAGGCGTTCCTCGCGGATCCTGCCCGCTACACGCCAGCGGTTGCTCAGCCAGAACGGGGGCAGTAA
- a CDS encoding alpha-ketoacid dehydrogenase subunit beta, which produces MPEKTLIEAIREAIDEEMARDPRVFVVGEDVGPRGGVFRATMGLWQKYGEWRVIDSPLAELSIVAIGIGAALNGFRPICEIQFADFIHPAFNQIVNEAARFFYRSGGVYNVPMVIRAPYGGGISGGLYHSQSVEAFFAHVPGLKVVIPSNPYDAKGLLKAAIRDPNPVLFFEPKKGYRLIKGEVPDGDYIVPIGPAKVTREGSDLTVFAYGMMHYYALQAAEMVAKEGIDVEVVDLRTLAPVDKATILNSVKKTGKALIVYEDNLTLGYGAEVAAILAEEGFEYLDGPVMRLAGPDVPGVPFSPPMQDFFMPSPQKIAEAIRRLARY; this is translated from the coding sequence ATGCCGGAGAAGACGCTGATCGAAGCGATCCGCGAGGCCATCGATGAGGAGATGGCCCGGGATCCGCGGGTCTTCGTGGTGGGGGAGGACGTGGGCCCGCGGGGCGGGGTGTTCCGGGCCACCATGGGATTATGGCAGAAATACGGGGAGTGGCGGGTGATCGACTCCCCGCTGGCGGAGCTCTCCATCGTGGCCATCGGCATCGGGGCGGCCCTCAACGGCTTCCGCCCCATCTGTGAGATCCAGTTCGCCGACTTCATCCATCCCGCCTTCAATCAGATCGTCAACGAGGCCGCCCGCTTCTTCTACCGCTCCGGGGGCGTCTACAACGTCCCCATGGTCATCCGCGCCCCCTACGGGGGCGGGATCAGCGGCGGCCTTTACCACAGCCAGAGCGTGGAGGCCTTCTTCGCCCATGTGCCCGGCCTGAAAGTGGTCATCCCCTCCAACCCCTACGACGCCAAGGGGCTGCTGAAGGCGGCCATCCGCGACCCGAACCCGGTGCTCTTCTTCGAGCCGAAGAAGGGCTACCGGCTGATCAAAGGGGAAGTCCCCGACGGGGACTACATCGTCCCCATCGGCCCGGCGAAGGTGACCCGGGAGGGGAGCGACCTCACCGTCTTCGCCTATGGGATGATGCATTACTACGCCCTCCAGGCAGCCGAGATGGTGGCGAAGGAGGGGATCGATGTGGAGGTGGTGGATCTGCGGACCCTGGCCCCGGTAGACAAGGCGACGATCCTCAACTCGGTGAAGAAGACGGGGAAGGCCCTGATCGTCTACGAGGACAATCTGACCCTGGGCTATGGGGCGGAGGTGGCGGCCATCCTGGCCGAGGAGGGCTTCGAATACCTGGACGGCCCGGTGATGCGGCTGGCGGGGCCGGATGTGCCGGGGGTGCCCTTCAGCCCGCCGATGCAGGACTTCTTCATGCCCAGCCCGCAGAAGATCGCCGAGGCCATCCGGCGGCTGGCCCGATATTGA
- a CDS encoding aerobic carbon-monoxide dehydrogenase large subunit — MALPEQAHAVLGHPVRRKEDMRFIQGRGRYLDDIVLPRMAYLALVRSPYAHARIRSIRVDAAKAIPGVLAVITGEDLEELGLAWMPTLAGDKQMVLAVGKVLFQYQEVAAVVGETREAAVDGAQAVEVDYEPLPVVVDPFRALEPDAPVLREDREQKTNHIWHWEVGDREATEEALRRSDVVIRERIRFQRVHPAPLEPCGCIADFDRITGRLTLYVTSQAPHAYRTLLALVTKLPEHMIRVISPDIGGGFGNKVAIYPGYVCAVVASMMLGRPVKWVETRTENLTSTSFARDYHMMVELGATREGKVTALRVKTIADHGAFDASANPTRFPAGLFSICTGSYDFPVAFAEVDAVYTNKAPGGISYRCSFRVTEASYLIERAMDILADELGMDPAELRRRNFIPPEKFPYRSALGWTYDSGNYVAALDRALELIGYEELRREQEERRRRGELMGIGISSYTEIVGAGPSHTFDIAGLKMFDSCEIRVHPTGKILARFGTRHQGQGHETTYAQIIAHELGVSVEDVLVEEGDTDTAPYGLGTYASRSTPTAGAAAAMCARRIREKARKIAAHLLEAAEEDIVWEEGRFIVRGVPGKSVTFPQVAFAAYTNPPPGMEPGLEAVYYYDPPNLTFPFGTYVCVVDIDKGTGQVKVRRFVGVDDCGTVINPMIVEGQIHGGLTEGFAIAFMQEIAYDENGNCLSSNFTEYLIPTAVETPRWELDRTVTPSPHHPLGAKGVGESANVGSPAAFVNAVVDALSHLGVRHIDMPITPWKIWRILREHGITE; from the coding sequence ATGGCGCTCCCAGAGCAAGCCCATGCCGTTCTGGGCCATCCGGTTCGACGGAAGGAGGACATGCGGTTCATTCAGGGCCGTGGACGCTACCTGGACGATATCGTGCTGCCCCGCATGGCCTATCTGGCCCTGGTGCGCAGCCCCTATGCCCACGCCCGCATCCGGTCCATCCGCGTGGATGCCGCGAAGGCGATCCCCGGCGTGCTGGCAGTAATCACCGGAGAGGATTTGGAGGAGCTCGGCCTGGCCTGGATGCCCACCCTGGCCGGGGACAAGCAGATGGTCCTGGCGGTGGGCAAAGTGCTCTTCCAGTATCAGGAGGTCGCCGCGGTGGTGGGGGAGACCCGGGAGGCAGCGGTGGATGGGGCCCAGGCGGTGGAGGTGGATTACGAGCCCCTCCCGGTGGTGGTAGATCCCTTCCGGGCCCTGGAGCCGGACGCGCCGGTTCTGCGGGAGGACCGGGAGCAGAAAACCAATCACATCTGGCACTGGGAGGTAGGGGATCGGGAAGCAACCGAGGAAGCCTTGCGGCGCTCCGACGTGGTGATCCGGGAACGCATCCGATTCCAGCGGGTCCATCCGGCGCCCTTAGAACCATGTGGTTGCATTGCGGACTTCGATCGGATCACCGGTCGGCTGACCCTTTATGTGACCTCTCAGGCTCCTCATGCTTACCGGACGCTACTGGCCCTGGTGACCAAGCTCCCCGAGCACATGATCCGGGTGATCTCACCGGACATCGGCGGGGGGTTCGGGAACAAGGTGGCGATCTACCCCGGCTATGTGTGCGCCGTCGTGGCCTCGATGATGCTGGGACGCCCGGTGAAGTGGGTGGAGACGCGCACGGAGAACCTGACCTCCACCTCCTTCGCCCGGGATTACCATATGATGGTGGAGCTGGGAGCCACCCGGGAGGGGAAGGTGACAGCCCTGCGGGTGAAGACCATCGCCGACCATGGTGCCTTCGACGCCTCCGCGAACCCCACCCGTTTCCCCGCTGGGCTGTTCAGCATCTGCACGGGCTCGTATGACTTCCCGGTGGCCTTCGCCGAGGTGGACGCTGTCTACACCAACAAGGCCCCTGGCGGGATCTCCTATCGCTGCTCGTTCCGAGTGACCGAGGCCTCCTATCTGATCGAGCGGGCGATGGACATCCTGGCGGACGAGCTGGGGATGGACCCGGCGGAGCTGCGGCGGCGGAACTTCATCCCTCCAGAGAAATTCCCCTATCGCTCGGCCCTGGGTTGGACCTACGACAGTGGCAACTATGTGGCGGCCCTGGACCGGGCGCTGGAGCTGATCGGCTATGAGGAGCTCCGGCGGGAACAGGAGGAGCGCCGGCGTCGGGGCGAGCTAATGGGCATCGGCATCTCCTCCTACACGGAGATCGTGGGGGCCGGGCCGAGCCATACCTTCGACATCGCCGGCCTGAAGATGTTCGATAGCTGCGAGATCCGGGTCCATCCCACCGGCAAGATCCTGGCTCGCTTCGGCACCCGGCATCAGGGGCAGGGCCATGAGACGACCTATGCCCAGATCATCGCCCATGAACTGGGGGTCTCGGTGGAGGATGTGCTGGTCGAGGAAGGGGATACCGACACCGCCCCTTACGGCTTGGGGACCTACGCCAGCCGCAGCACCCCCACTGCGGGGGCGGCGGCAGCGATGTGCGCCCGCCGCATCCGCGAGAAGGCCCGCAAGATCGCCGCCCATCTGCTGGAGGCGGCGGAGGAGGACATCGTCTGGGAGGAAGGGCGCTTCATCGTCCGAGGCGTCCCCGGAAAGTCCGTGACCTTCCCCCAGGTGGCCTTCGCCGCCTACACCAACCCCCCTCCGGGGATGGAGCCGGGCCTGGAAGCCGTTTACTACTACGACCCCCCGAACCTCACCTTCCCCTTCGGAACCTATGTTTGTGTGGTGGACATCGATAAGGGGACCGGACAGGTGAAGGTCCGGCGGTTTGTGGGCGTTGATGATTGCGGGACGGTGATCAACCCGATGATCGTGGAGGGCCAGATCCACGGCGGCCTCACGGAGGGCTTCGCCATCGCCTTCATGCAGGAGATCGCCTACGATGAGAACGGCAACTGCCTCTCCTCGAACTTCACGGAATACCTGATCCCCACCGCCGTGGAGACCCCACGATGGGAGCTGGACCGCACAGTGACGCCGTCCCCGCATCACCCGCTGGGGGCCAAAGGGGTGGGCGAGTCGGCCAACGTGGGCTCCCCAGCTGCCTTCGTCAACGCCGTGGTGGACGCACTGTCCCATCTGGGGGTGCGCCACATTGACATGCCCATCACCCCATGGAAGATCTGGAGGATCCTGCGGGAACACGGGATCACCGAGTGA
- a CDS encoding (2Fe-2S)-binding protein, producing the protein MPARKGKRTTGAPRRGSTPEAVEAPRPAARQRIHVTVNGRPYEAEVEARTLLVYFIRDTLGLTGTHVGCDTTSCGACTVLLNGEAVKSCTVFAIQADGAEIMTVEGLAKDGELHPLQKAFWEHHGLQCGFCTPGMLMAAYAFLKENPRPSEEEIRIAISGNLCRCTGYMNIVKAIQHAAQEMAA; encoded by the coding sequence ATGCCGGCTCGCAAGGGAAAGCGGACGACCGGAGCGCCGCGCCGGGGGTCCACGCCCGAGGCCGTGGAGGCCCCCCGGCCTGCGGCTCGCCAGCGGATCCATGTGACCGTCAACGGCCGCCCCTACGAGGCGGAGGTGGAGGCCCGCACACTCCTGGTGTATTTCATCCGGGACACGCTGGGGCTCACAGGAACCCATGTGGGCTGTGATACGACCAGCTGCGGGGCATGCACCGTCCTTCTGAATGGAGAGGCTGTCAAAAGCTGCACCGTGTTCGCCATCCAGGCCGACGGGGCGGAGATCATGACCGTGGAAGGCTTGGCGAAAGACGGCGAACTGCACCCCCTGCAGAAGGCATTTTGGGAACACCATGGCCTTCAGTGCGGGTTCTGCACGCCCGGCATGCTGATGGCCGCCTACGCCTTCCTGAAAGAGAACCCCCGCCCCAGCGAGGAGGAGATCCGCATCGCCATCTCCGGCAACCTGTGCCGATGCACGGGATACATGAACATCGTCAAAGCCATCCAGCACGCCGCGCAGGAGATGGCCGCCTGA
- a CDS encoding FAD binding domain-containing protein, which translates to MFPAPFEYVAPSTLDQAIRLLQQHGPDARLLAGGQSLIPMMRFRLVNPRILIDLHRIPGLDLLEEAQGVLRIGAMVRHRTVERAPLIQQRYPLLADTARVIADPIVRNRGTVGGSIAHADPAGDWGAALLAAKAEVVITGPQGRRIRQRAMPLEEFFTGPFMTALEPGEIVTEIRVPAPGPREAGAYLKIERKVGDFAVVAVGVQIALDADGICRKAGIGLCAVGPTSLRAREAEEWLIGKRLDEGVIARAGELAAAASQPNSDTRGPAEYKRDMVRVLTIRALRKALGRIPGA; encoded by the coding sequence ATGTTCCCGGCACCCTTCGAGTATGTCGCCCCATCCACTCTCGATCAGGCCATCCGCCTCCTGCAACAACACGGTCCAGACGCCCGCCTTCTCGCCGGGGGGCAGAGCCTGATCCCCATGATGCGCTTCCGGCTGGTCAACCCGAGGATCCTCATCGATCTCCATCGCATCCCCGGCCTGGACCTCCTGGAAGAGGCGCAGGGGGTCCTCCGCATCGGGGCCATGGTGCGCCATCGCACGGTGGAGCGAGCCCCCCTGATCCAACAACGCTACCCGCTCCTGGCGGACACAGCGCGGGTCATCGCCGACCCCATTGTGCGCAATCGGGGCACCGTTGGAGGCTCCATCGCCCACGCGGATCCGGCAGGGGATTGGGGGGCAGCCCTCCTGGCGGCGAAGGCGGAGGTGGTGATCACCGGCCCCCAGGGCCGCCGGATCCGCCAGCGCGCCATGCCGCTGGAGGAGTTCTTCACCGGGCCTTTCATGACGGCTCTGGAACCCGGCGAGATCGTGACGGAGATCCGGGTTCCGGCTCCCGGGCCGCGGGAGGCAGGCGCCTATCTCAAAATCGAGCGCAAGGTAGGCGACTTCGCTGTGGTCGCTGTGGGGGTCCAGATCGCCCTGGATGCGGACGGGATTTGCCGGAAAGCCGGCATTGGGCTGTGCGCGGTCGGGCCGACCTCGTTGCGGGCACGGGAGGCGGAGGAGTGGTTGATCGGCAAGCGGCTGGATGAGGGCGTTATCGCCCGGGCGGGGGAGCTGGCCGCCGCGGCCTCTCAGCCCAACAGCGATACCCGGGGGCCCGCGGAATACAAACGGGACATGGTGCGTGTTCTGACGATCCGGGCCCTCCGGAAAGCCCTGGGACGCATCCCAGGGGCGTGA
- a CDS encoding dihydrolipoamide acetyltransferase family protein → MPTQVIMPQLGESVVEGKILRWLKREGEPVRQFEPLLEVETEKVTTEVTAPADGVLLKIYFPEGVTVRAGTLIAMVGQPGEPVPERPYRVGHGGEIEPLEEAPAVAPAAAGLPPAPEPAPAGRREGGPRISPVVAKMAAEYGIDLSKVPGTGEGGRVTKKDLLAYIERMKLQPAGVPAAPQEAELPPWEQPGTGELFRPTEEVLRAAPAPAAPPAPAAPPPPPAAPAMPYEILPLTSIRRAIAEHMVRSKHTSPHVTTVFEVDMSRVMAHYEANRAAFEREGVRLTLTPYFIMAAVAALKAYPILNSTWTEEGIRVYKVYHIGVAVSLGEEGLIVPVIKNADTYSLIGLARAVHDLAERARKRQLKPDEVQGSTFTITNHGVSGSLFATPIINQPNCAILGVGRVHKRPVVVETPQGDALAIRPMVYLTLTFDHRIIDGAQADAFMSKVKAVLENWT, encoded by the coding sequence ATGCCGACCCAGGTGATCATGCCGCAGCTGGGGGAGAGCGTGGTGGAGGGGAAGATCCTCCGCTGGCTGAAACGGGAGGGAGAGCCGGTCCGTCAGTTCGAGCCCCTGCTGGAGGTGGAGACCGAGAAAGTCACCACGGAGGTAACGGCGCCGGCCGATGGGGTGCTGCTCAAGATCTATTTCCCCGAGGGCGTCACCGTGCGGGCGGGGACGCTGATCGCCATGGTGGGGCAGCCGGGGGAGCCGGTTCCCGAACGTCCCTATCGGGTGGGCCACGGCGGGGAGATCGAGCCCCTGGAGGAGGCCCCGGCCGTCGCGCCCGCAGCCGCGGGTCTCCCGCCTGCCCCGGAGCCGGCCCCGGCGGGCCGCCGGGAGGGTGGTCCGCGCATCTCCCCGGTGGTGGCGAAGATGGCCGCCGAATATGGGATCGATCTCTCCAAGGTCCCGGGCACCGGGGAGGGCGGCCGCGTCACCAAGAAGGATCTCTTGGCTTACATTGAGCGGATGAAGCTCCAGCCGGCCGGCGTTCCGGCGGCCCCCCAGGAGGCGGAGCTGCCGCCCTGGGAGCAGCCGGGGACCGGGGAGCTCTTCCGGCCTACCGAGGAGGTGTTGCGAGCCGCTCCGGCCCCGGCCGCGCCTCCTGCGCCCGCGGCCCCGCCGCCCCCGCCTGCTGCCCCGGCGATGCCCTATGAGATCCTCCCGCTCACCTCGATCCGTCGGGCCATCGCCGAGCACATGGTCCGCTCCAAGCACACCTCCCCCCATGTGACCACTGTCTTCGAGGTCGATATGAGCCGGGTGATGGCCCATTATGAGGCCAACCGGGCGGCCTTCGAGCGGGAGGGGGTGCGCCTGACGCTCACGCCGTATTTCATCATGGCCGCCGTGGCCGCCCTCAAAGCCTACCCGATCCTCAACAGCACGTGGACCGAGGAGGGGATCCGGGTCTACAAGGTTTATCACATCGGGGTGGCGGTCTCCCTGGGGGAGGAGGGGCTGATCGTGCCGGTGATCAAGAACGCGGACACCTATAGCTTGATCGGGCTGGCCCGGGCGGTCCACGATCTGGCGGAGCGGGCCCGCAAGCGTCAACTGAAGCCCGATGAGGTCCAGGGCAGCACCTTTACCATCACCAACCACGGTGTATCGGGCAGCCTCTTCGCCACTCCCATCATTAACCAGCCCAACTGCGCCATCCTGGGCGTGGGGCGCGTCCACAAGCGTCCGGTGGTCGTGGAGACCCCCCAGGGGGATGCCCTGGCCATCCGCCCTATGGTCTACCTCACCCTGACCTTCGACCATCGCATCATTGATGGCGCCCAGGCGGATGCCTTTATGAGCAAGGTAAAAGCGGTGCTGGAGAACTGGACGTAG
- a CDS encoding NAD(P)-dependent alcohol dehydrogenase — MKAARLYQYDPHLNVQLQIEEVPEPKITAPDEVIVRIGAAGLCRTDLHIIEGVWRSILDPDGKLLPYIPGHENAGWVEEVGSAVTSVKPGDAVICHPLRTCGVCLACRQGEDMYCERGVFPGLNANGGFAEYLVTNERALVKLPDGVTPADVAPLADAGLTAYRAAKRAAKLLPPGTSCVIIGIGGLGHIALQALRALCSARIIAVDISEAARQLARELGADHVLAGGPDLVAEVRELTQGGAHVVIDFVGEAGVEQQSWQMLRRGGTHFVVGYGGKLEVPTVQMIFNEMAIAGSLVGNYTELVELMDLNARGLVKVHTRQYRLGQINQAIDDFKNRRYIGRAVIIP; from the coding sequence ATGAAAGCGGCCCGCCTCTACCAGTATGACCCGCATCTGAACGTCCAGCTGCAAATTGAGGAGGTCCCGGAGCCGAAGATCACTGCTCCGGACGAAGTCATTGTGCGTATTGGGGCAGCTGGCCTCTGCCGCACCGATCTGCACATCATCGAAGGCGTGTGGCGGAGCATTCTGGATCCAGACGGGAAGTTGCTCCCCTACATCCCTGGCCACGAGAACGCCGGCTGGGTGGAGGAGGTGGGGAGCGCGGTGACCTCGGTGAAGCCGGGGGATGCCGTGATTTGCCATCCTCTCCGGACCTGCGGAGTATGCCTGGCGTGCCGTCAAGGGGAGGATATGTATTGCGAGCGGGGCGTCTTCCCTGGTCTGAACGCTAACGGGGGGTTCGCCGAATATCTGGTGACGAACGAGCGGGCCCTGGTTAAACTTCCCGATGGGGTGACCCCTGCCGATGTGGCCCCGCTGGCCGATGCGGGCCTCACCGCCTATCGGGCCGCCAAGCGGGCGGCGAAATTGCTCCCTCCGGGAACCTCCTGTGTGATCATCGGGATCGGCGGTCTGGGCCACATCGCCCTCCAGGCGCTGCGCGCCCTCTGCAGCGCTCGCATCATCGCCGTGGACATCTCGGAGGCCGCCCGCCAACTGGCCCGGGAGCTGGGGGCGGATCACGTCCTCGCCGGCGGCCCGGACCTGGTGGCCGAGGTCCGGGAGCTCACCCAAGGAGGGGCCCACGTGGTGATCGACTTCGTCGGGGAGGCGGGGGTTGAGCAACAAAGCTGGCAGATGCTGCGGCGGGGCGGGACCCACTTCGTGGTTGGTTACGGCGGCAAGCTGGAGGTCCCCACGGTGCAGATGATCTTCAACGAGATGGCCATCGCCGGAAGCCTGGTGGGGAACTACACGGAGCTGGTGGAGCTGATGGACCTCAACGCCCGCGGGCTGGTGAAGGTGCACACCCGGCAGTATCGGCTGGGCCAGATCAACCAGGCCATCGATGATTTCAAGAACCGCCGTTACATCGGCCGCGCGGTGATCATCCCGTAG
- a CDS encoding nucleotidyltransferase family protein, with amino-acid sequence MGDVSGIILAAGRSRRLGWPKHLLPWDGQTVLEHIVERIMGLPLRQVVVVLGPSSAPLAPRLEALGAIPVKVPEGAQACAVSIQTGLQAAREADAVMFFLGDQPTLPLSAAQVMLDGWRKRGRPLQVIRYREGRGHPVLVARALFEALEARIGEKVLWELMAEHPEWVAEVPLDLPLPRDIDTWEDYWTLRAEAGLPLVGGG; translated from the coding sequence ATGGGCGATGTGAGCGGGATCATCCTGGCGGCAGGTCGCTCCCGCCGACTCGGTTGGCCGAAGCATCTGCTTCCCTGGGATGGACAGACTGTGCTGGAGCATATCGTGGAGAGGATTATGGGTTTGCCCCTCCGGCAGGTTGTGGTCGTCCTGGGCCCTTCATCAGCCCCGCTTGCTCCCCGGCTGGAGGCCCTGGGGGCGATCCCGGTGAAGGTGCCAGAGGGGGCGCAGGCTTGCGCGGTCTCGATCCAGACCGGCCTGCAGGCCGCGCGGGAGGCAGATGCCGTCATGTTCTTTCTGGGGGATCAGCCAACCCTTCCATTGTCAGCCGCGCAGGTCATGCTGGATGGATGGCGGAAGCGCGGACGGCCCCTTCAGGTGATCCGTTATCGCGAGGGGCGGGGGCATCCTGTTCTGGTCGCCCGGGCTCTGTTTGAGGCCCTGGAAGCGCGGATCGGGGAAAAGGTCCTCTGGGAGCTAATGGCGGAACACCCGGAGTGGGTAGCCGAGGTCCCCCTGGATCTGCCGCTTCCGCGGGACATCGACACGTGGGAGGATTACTGGACGCTCCGGGCAGAGGCCGGGTTACCCCTCGTAGGTGGCGGTTAA